In Zingiber officinale cultivar Zhangliang chromosome 6A, Zo_v1.1, whole genome shotgun sequence, a single genomic region encodes these proteins:
- the LOC121995538 gene encoding GPI ethanolamine phosphate transferase 2-like isoform X3: MLGDETWIKLFPKLFIRQDGVSSFFVKDTIEVDFNISRHLDAELAAEDWNLLILHYLGLDHVGHIGGRHSILMAPKLKEMDDVIMMIHTHTILHQRNNAADTLLVVVSDHGMTSSGNHGGSSYEETDSLALFIGLSIENSDSAFNVPMSASQVDVAPTLALLFGVPIPNNNIGVILRGMLDSLTDEQRLRALQLNSWQMLRLLQEHSPGLLCGNLTGIGGDIGLLTNQDVDSTNEKLGYLFSKATSSHNMWLLRQTSDVTSNSNDDLELAVSSYYKFLGNASEWLSHRATDKPINLLLSGIAIMLISCILQLNIVFKLFKEVFIIERKHFSLSKELNQVWHIDESFTLIGILIHVLSLGASSMVEEEQYTWHFLTSTLFLIFLLSVIRSSLKTPASYFMKSNKHENNHPLRKSLSNEESGPTTNDKSSRSKQLHENYQASLILLVLILGRVLRGWHQGGVNWAHLPDISKLLIQTGDFYIKAFQIITLLGLMVLGSFAFSLVRRRISLVYIVWISYFICGFLVLLHIIDSQSNIIGPTYSSVNSMAQIIYICVGSVILFTVFVSPWVLPVDHEVGSVITGLKSSSQSNDMQSSSFLLGVRDCTYLIGTTFTVFWCLLQLLLQQRINDIPVLIVYLQEMASIIYFSSYRTKHRQWVEVAAMYFLGMTGHFGLGNSNSLATIDVAGAFIGISNHSTVLSGILMFIITYAAPLLAFLSMLIYISVKDMNDLLPNHPGLDTLHLMIGFPCLLPLVLNSVVLVAFTIILLLMRNHLFVWSVFSPKYLYLCASTVCVYIGVLIIAFTVVYTRSVLAVRSGVKSSLYTNSLDTKSVSDD, encoded by the exons ATGCTTGGGGATGAAACATGGATTAAACTTTTCCCTAAATTATTTATAAGACAAGATGGAGTGAGCAGCTTTTTT GTGAAAGATACAATTGAAGTTGATTTCAACATTTCTCGTCATCTGGATGCTGAACTGGCTGCTGAAGATTGGAATCTCCTG ATTCTTCATTACCTTGGCTTGGACCATGTTGGCCACATCGGTGGACGACATAG TATACTGATGGCCCCAAAGTTGAAGGAGATGGATGATGTCATTATGATGATTCATACGCACACTATTCTGCATCAACGCAATAATGCTGCAGACACATTATTG GTAGTTGTCAGTGACCATGGAATGACTTCTAGTGGAAACCATGGAGGATCATCATATGAAGAAACTGATTCACTAGCTCTTTTCATTGGTCTGTCTATTGAGAATTCAGATAGTGCTTTCAATGTGCCAATGTCTGCTTCTCAG GTAGATGTTGCTCCAACTCTAGCTCTTCTTTTTGGCGTGCCCATTCCAAATAACAATATAGGAGTCATCCTGAGGGGGATGCTTGATTCATTGACAG atgAGCAAAGGCTTCGAGCCTTACAGTTGAATTCCTGGCAGATGTTAAGATTATTGCAAGAACATTCACCTGGCTTACTTTGTGGGAATTTGACTGGCATTGGTGGTGACATTGGTTTGTTAACTAATCAAGATGTTGACAGCACAAACGAAAAACTAGGTTACTTGTTTTCCAAAGCTACGTCGTCTCATAATATGTGGTTACTCCGTCAAACTTCTGATGTAAC ATCAAATTCAAATGATGATCTTGAACTTGCTGTCAGTTCATATTATAAATTTCTAGGAAATGCGAGTGAGTGGCTGTCTCACAGAGCTACTGAT AAACCCATCAACTTGCTTCTGTCTGGTATTGCTATAATGCTTATCTCATGTATTCTACAACTGAACATCGTGTTTAAGTTATTCAAAGAAGTCTTCATTATAGAGAGGAAGCATTTCTCTCTGTCAAAAGAATTGAATCAAGTGTGGCATATTGATGAATCTTTTACTCTTATTGGAATATTAATCCATGTTCTTAGCCTTGGTGCAAGTTCCATGGTGGAGGAAGAGCAATATACTTGGCATTTCTTGACATCCACACTCTTTTTGATATTTCTCTTATCAGTTATCAGATCCTCTCTAAAAACACCTGCATCATACTTCATGAAAAGTAACAAGCATGAAAACAACCATCCTCTTCGCAAGTCACTGTCAAATGAGGAAAGCGGTCCCACTACCAATGACAAATCATCTCGATCAAAACAACTACATGAAAATTATCAAGCATCCTTGATACTACTTGTTCTCATTTTGGGAAGAGTATTAAGAGGATGGCATCAAGGTGGTGTTAACTGGGCTCATCTTCCTGATATATCAAAGTTGCTGATCCAAACTGGTGATTTCTATATTAAGGCTTTTCAAATAATCACATTACTTGGTCTCATGGTGCTTGGTTCATTTGCCTTTTCACTTGTGCGACGAAGGATATCCTTAGTTTACATTGTTTGGATTAGCTATTTCATATGTGGATTTCTTGTTTTACTACACATAATTGATAGTCAGAGCAATATTATAGGACCAACATATTCTAGTGTCAATTCAATGGCTCAAATCATCTATATTTGTGTTGGAAGTGTGATACTCTTTACTGTGTTTGTATCTCCATGGGTTCTTCCTGTTGATCATGAAGTGGGTAGTGTTATAACTGGATTGAAATCAAGTTCACAGAGTAATGATATGCAAAGTTCTAGTTTTCTGCTGGGAGTTAGAGATTGCACATACCTGATTGGAACCACATTCACTGTTTTTTGGTGTTTGTTACAACTGCTTCTGCAGCAGCGAATAAATGATATACCAGTGCTGATAGTTTATTTACAAGAAATGGCCAGCATAATCTATTTCTCATCGTATAGAACTAAACACCGGCAGTGGGTTGAG GTTGCTGCAATGTATTTTTTAGGAATGACAGGCCATTTTGGTCTGGGGAACAGTAACAGTCTGGCTACTATTGACGTTGCTGGGGCATTTATT GGTATCTCAAATCATTCCACCGTTCTTTCTGGCATACTGATGTTCATCATCACCTATGCAGCACCTTTGTTAGCATTCCTGAGCATGCTAATCTATATTTCTGTAAAGGATATGAATGATCTTTTACCAAACCACCCAGGATTGGATACATTACATTTGATGATTGGATTTCCTTGTCTGCTTCCCTTGGTCTTAAATTCGGTGGTTTTAGTTGCTTTCACTATCATATTGCTGCTTATGAGAAACCATCTGTTTGTTTGGAGTGTCTTCTCACCAAA GTATCTTTATCTTTGTGCTTCAACAGTGTGTGTTTACATCGGGGTACTCATAATAGCTTTCACTGTGGTTTACACTAGATCTGTATTAGCTGTGAGAAGTGGTGTGAAATCAAGTCTGTACACGAATAGTTTGGATACAAAATCTGTATCAGACGACTAA
- the LOC121995538 gene encoding GPI ethanolamine phosphate transferase 2-like isoform X1, which yields MVSGLTCGKLASWTIAAVLLQILGLSFFMIGFFPVKPTLPGFSGPESYRMPTCEPVLNAQDSELPPEKLRSFYKELSKVPPSYDRLVLMVIDGLPAEFVLGRDNKPPTKTMTEAMPYTQSLLSAGKARAYHAKAEPPTVTMPRLKAMVSGAVGGFLDVAFNFNTQALLDDNLLDQFKRIGWNLVMLGDETWIKLFPKLFIRQDGVSSFFVKDTIEVDFNISRHLDAELAAEDWNLLILHYLGLDHVGHIGGRHSILMAPKLKEMDDVIMMIHTHTILHQRNNAADTLLVVVSDHGMTSSGNHGGSSYEETDSLALFIGLSIENSDSAFNVPMSASQVDVAPTLALLFGVPIPNNNIGVILRGMLDSLTDEQRLRALQLNSWQMLRLLQEHSPGLLCGNLTGIGGDIGLLTNQDVDSTNEKLGYLFSKATSSHNMWLLRQTSDVTSNSNDDLELAVSSYYKFLGNASEWLSHRATDKPINLLLSGIAIMLISCILQLNIVFKLFKEVFIIERKHFSLSKELNQVWHIDESFTLIGILIHVLSLGASSMVEEEQYTWHFLTSTLFLIFLLSVIRSSLKTPASYFMKSNKHENNHPLRKSLSNEESGPTTNDKSSRSKQLHENYQASLILLVLILGRVLRGWHQGGVNWAHLPDISKLLIQTGDFYIKAFQIITLLGLMVLGSFAFSLVRRRISLVYIVWISYFICGFLVLLHIIDSQSNIIGPTYSSVNSMAQIIYICVGSVILFTVFVSPWVLPVDHEVGSVITGLKSSSQSNDMQSSSFLLGVRDCTYLIGTTFTVFWCLLQLLLQQRINDIPVLIVYLQEMASIIYFSSYRTKHRQWVEVAAMYFLGMTGHFGLGNSNSLATIDVAGAFIGISNHSTVLSGILMFIITYAAPLLAFLSMLIYISVKDMNDLLPNHPGLDTLHLMIGFPCLLPLVLNSVVLVAFTIILLLMRNHLFVWSVFSPKYLYLCASTVCVYIGVLIIAFTVVYTRSVLAVRSGVKSSLYTNSLDTKSVSDD from the exons ATGGTTTCCGGACTAACATGCGGAAAGCTTGCTTCTTGGACGATCGCCGCCGTCCTGCTTCAGATCCTCGGCCTCTCGTTCTTCATGATAGGTTTCTTCCCCGTTAAACCTACTCTCCCGGGCTTCAG CGGGCCAGAGAGCTATCGAATGCCAACATGTGAACCAGTGTTGAACGCTCAGGACAGCGAGCTACCTCCGGAGAAGCTGAGATCCTTCTACAAG GAACTATCTAAGGTGCCTCCATCATATGATCGACTTGTATTAATG GTTATCGATGGACTGCCTGCTGAATTTGTTCTGGGAAGAGATAACAAGCCTCCAACCAAGACCATGACGGAGGCTATGCCGTATACTCAATCTTTGTTGTCAGCTGGAAAAGCTAGAGCTTATCATGCTAAAGCTGAACCTCCTACAGTTACCATGCCTAGGTTAAAG GCTATGGTTTCTGGCGCAGTTGGAGGTTTTTTGGATGTGGCATTTAACTTTAATACTCAAGCTCTATTGGATGATAATCTCCTTG ACCAATTCAAGCGTATTGGATGGAACCTAGTGATGCTTGGGGATGAAACATGGATTAAACTTTTCCCTAAATTATTTATAAGACAAGATGGAGTGAGCAGCTTTTTT GTGAAAGATACAATTGAAGTTGATTTCAACATTTCTCGTCATCTGGATGCTGAACTGGCTGCTGAAGATTGGAATCTCCTG ATTCTTCATTACCTTGGCTTGGACCATGTTGGCCACATCGGTGGACGACATAG TATACTGATGGCCCCAAAGTTGAAGGAGATGGATGATGTCATTATGATGATTCATACGCACACTATTCTGCATCAACGCAATAATGCTGCAGACACATTATTG GTAGTTGTCAGTGACCATGGAATGACTTCTAGTGGAAACCATGGAGGATCATCATATGAAGAAACTGATTCACTAGCTCTTTTCATTGGTCTGTCTATTGAGAATTCAGATAGTGCTTTCAATGTGCCAATGTCTGCTTCTCAG GTAGATGTTGCTCCAACTCTAGCTCTTCTTTTTGGCGTGCCCATTCCAAATAACAATATAGGAGTCATCCTGAGGGGGATGCTTGATTCATTGACAG atgAGCAAAGGCTTCGAGCCTTACAGTTGAATTCCTGGCAGATGTTAAGATTATTGCAAGAACATTCACCTGGCTTACTTTGTGGGAATTTGACTGGCATTGGTGGTGACATTGGTTTGTTAACTAATCAAGATGTTGACAGCACAAACGAAAAACTAGGTTACTTGTTTTCCAAAGCTACGTCGTCTCATAATATGTGGTTACTCCGTCAAACTTCTGATGTAAC ATCAAATTCAAATGATGATCTTGAACTTGCTGTCAGTTCATATTATAAATTTCTAGGAAATGCGAGTGAGTGGCTGTCTCACAGAGCTACTGAT AAACCCATCAACTTGCTTCTGTCTGGTATTGCTATAATGCTTATCTCATGTATTCTACAACTGAACATCGTGTTTAAGTTATTCAAAGAAGTCTTCATTATAGAGAGGAAGCATTTCTCTCTGTCAAAAGAATTGAATCAAGTGTGGCATATTGATGAATCTTTTACTCTTATTGGAATATTAATCCATGTTCTTAGCCTTGGTGCAAGTTCCATGGTGGAGGAAGAGCAATATACTTGGCATTTCTTGACATCCACACTCTTTTTGATATTTCTCTTATCAGTTATCAGATCCTCTCTAAAAACACCTGCATCATACTTCATGAAAAGTAACAAGCATGAAAACAACCATCCTCTTCGCAAGTCACTGTCAAATGAGGAAAGCGGTCCCACTACCAATGACAAATCATCTCGATCAAAACAACTACATGAAAATTATCAAGCATCCTTGATACTACTTGTTCTCATTTTGGGAAGAGTATTAAGAGGATGGCATCAAGGTGGTGTTAACTGGGCTCATCTTCCTGATATATCAAAGTTGCTGATCCAAACTGGTGATTTCTATATTAAGGCTTTTCAAATAATCACATTACTTGGTCTCATGGTGCTTGGTTCATTTGCCTTTTCACTTGTGCGACGAAGGATATCCTTAGTTTACATTGTTTGGATTAGCTATTTCATATGTGGATTTCTTGTTTTACTACACATAATTGATAGTCAGAGCAATATTATAGGACCAACATATTCTAGTGTCAATTCAATGGCTCAAATCATCTATATTTGTGTTGGAAGTGTGATACTCTTTACTGTGTTTGTATCTCCATGGGTTCTTCCTGTTGATCATGAAGTGGGTAGTGTTATAACTGGATTGAAATCAAGTTCACAGAGTAATGATATGCAAAGTTCTAGTTTTCTGCTGGGAGTTAGAGATTGCACATACCTGATTGGAACCACATTCACTGTTTTTTGGTGTTTGTTACAACTGCTTCTGCAGCAGCGAATAAATGATATACCAGTGCTGATAGTTTATTTACAAGAAATGGCCAGCATAATCTATTTCTCATCGTATAGAACTAAACACCGGCAGTGGGTTGAG GTTGCTGCAATGTATTTTTTAGGAATGACAGGCCATTTTGGTCTGGGGAACAGTAACAGTCTGGCTACTATTGACGTTGCTGGGGCATTTATT GGTATCTCAAATCATTCCACCGTTCTTTCTGGCATACTGATGTTCATCATCACCTATGCAGCACCTTTGTTAGCATTCCTGAGCATGCTAATCTATATTTCTGTAAAGGATATGAATGATCTTTTACCAAACCACCCAGGATTGGATACATTACATTTGATGATTGGATTTCCTTGTCTGCTTCCCTTGGTCTTAAATTCGGTGGTTTTAGTTGCTTTCACTATCATATTGCTGCTTATGAGAAACCATCTGTTTGTTTGGAGTGTCTTCTCACCAAA GTATCTTTATCTTTGTGCTTCAACAGTGTGTGTTTACATCGGGGTACTCATAATAGCTTTCACTGTGGTTTACACTAGATCTGTATTAGCTGTGAGAAGTGGTGTGAAATCAAGTCTGTACACGAATAGTTTGGATACAAAATCTGTATCAGACGACTAA
- the LOC121995538 gene encoding GPI ethanolamine phosphate transferase 2-like isoform X2, whose protein sequence is MTEAMPYTQSLLSAGKARAYHAKAEPPTVTMPRLKAMVSGAVGGFLDVAFNFNTQALLDDNLLDQFKRIGWNLVMLGDETWIKLFPKLFIRQDGVSSFFVKDTIEVDFNISRHLDAELAAEDWNLLILHYLGLDHVGHIGGRHSILMAPKLKEMDDVIMMIHTHTILHQRNNAADTLLVVVSDHGMTSSGNHGGSSYEETDSLALFIGLSIENSDSAFNVPMSASQVDVAPTLALLFGVPIPNNNIGVILRGMLDSLTDEQRLRALQLNSWQMLRLLQEHSPGLLCGNLTGIGGDIGLLTNQDVDSTNEKLGYLFSKATSSHNMWLLRQTSDVTSNSNDDLELAVSSYYKFLGNASEWLSHRATDKPINLLLSGIAIMLISCILQLNIVFKLFKEVFIIERKHFSLSKELNQVWHIDESFTLIGILIHVLSLGASSMVEEEQYTWHFLTSTLFLIFLLSVIRSSLKTPASYFMKSNKHENNHPLRKSLSNEESGPTTNDKSSRSKQLHENYQASLILLVLILGRVLRGWHQGGVNWAHLPDISKLLIQTGDFYIKAFQIITLLGLMVLGSFAFSLVRRRISLVYIVWISYFICGFLVLLHIIDSQSNIIGPTYSSVNSMAQIIYICVGSVILFTVFVSPWVLPVDHEVGSVITGLKSSSQSNDMQSSSFLLGVRDCTYLIGTTFTVFWCLLQLLLQQRINDIPVLIVYLQEMASIIYFSSYRTKHRQWVEVAAMYFLGMTGHFGLGNSNSLATIDVAGAFIGISNHSTVLSGILMFIITYAAPLLAFLSMLIYISVKDMNDLLPNHPGLDTLHLMIGFPCLLPLVLNSVVLVAFTIILLLMRNHLFVWSVFSPKYLYLCASTVCVYIGVLIIAFTVVYTRSVLAVRSGVKSSLYTNSLDTKSVSDD, encoded by the exons ATGACGGAGGCTATGCCGTATACTCAATCTTTGTTGTCAGCTGGAAAAGCTAGAGCTTATCATGCTAAAGCTGAACCTCCTACAGTTACCATGCCTAGGTTAAAG GCTATGGTTTCTGGCGCAGTTGGAGGTTTTTTGGATGTGGCATTTAACTTTAATACTCAAGCTCTATTGGATGATAATCTCCTTG ACCAATTCAAGCGTATTGGATGGAACCTAGTGATGCTTGGGGATGAAACATGGATTAAACTTTTCCCTAAATTATTTATAAGACAAGATGGAGTGAGCAGCTTTTTT GTGAAAGATACAATTGAAGTTGATTTCAACATTTCTCGTCATCTGGATGCTGAACTGGCTGCTGAAGATTGGAATCTCCTG ATTCTTCATTACCTTGGCTTGGACCATGTTGGCCACATCGGTGGACGACATAG TATACTGATGGCCCCAAAGTTGAAGGAGATGGATGATGTCATTATGATGATTCATACGCACACTATTCTGCATCAACGCAATAATGCTGCAGACACATTATTG GTAGTTGTCAGTGACCATGGAATGACTTCTAGTGGAAACCATGGAGGATCATCATATGAAGAAACTGATTCACTAGCTCTTTTCATTGGTCTGTCTATTGAGAATTCAGATAGTGCTTTCAATGTGCCAATGTCTGCTTCTCAG GTAGATGTTGCTCCAACTCTAGCTCTTCTTTTTGGCGTGCCCATTCCAAATAACAATATAGGAGTCATCCTGAGGGGGATGCTTGATTCATTGACAG atgAGCAAAGGCTTCGAGCCTTACAGTTGAATTCCTGGCAGATGTTAAGATTATTGCAAGAACATTCACCTGGCTTACTTTGTGGGAATTTGACTGGCATTGGTGGTGACATTGGTTTGTTAACTAATCAAGATGTTGACAGCACAAACGAAAAACTAGGTTACTTGTTTTCCAAAGCTACGTCGTCTCATAATATGTGGTTACTCCGTCAAACTTCTGATGTAAC ATCAAATTCAAATGATGATCTTGAACTTGCTGTCAGTTCATATTATAAATTTCTAGGAAATGCGAGTGAGTGGCTGTCTCACAGAGCTACTGAT AAACCCATCAACTTGCTTCTGTCTGGTATTGCTATAATGCTTATCTCATGTATTCTACAACTGAACATCGTGTTTAAGTTATTCAAAGAAGTCTTCATTATAGAGAGGAAGCATTTCTCTCTGTCAAAAGAATTGAATCAAGTGTGGCATATTGATGAATCTTTTACTCTTATTGGAATATTAATCCATGTTCTTAGCCTTGGTGCAAGTTCCATGGTGGAGGAAGAGCAATATACTTGGCATTTCTTGACATCCACACTCTTTTTGATATTTCTCTTATCAGTTATCAGATCCTCTCTAAAAACACCTGCATCATACTTCATGAAAAGTAACAAGCATGAAAACAACCATCCTCTTCGCAAGTCACTGTCAAATGAGGAAAGCGGTCCCACTACCAATGACAAATCATCTCGATCAAAACAACTACATGAAAATTATCAAGCATCCTTGATACTACTTGTTCTCATTTTGGGAAGAGTATTAAGAGGATGGCATCAAGGTGGTGTTAACTGGGCTCATCTTCCTGATATATCAAAGTTGCTGATCCAAACTGGTGATTTCTATATTAAGGCTTTTCAAATAATCACATTACTTGGTCTCATGGTGCTTGGTTCATTTGCCTTTTCACTTGTGCGACGAAGGATATCCTTAGTTTACATTGTTTGGATTAGCTATTTCATATGTGGATTTCTTGTTTTACTACACATAATTGATAGTCAGAGCAATATTATAGGACCAACATATTCTAGTGTCAATTCAATGGCTCAAATCATCTATATTTGTGTTGGAAGTGTGATACTCTTTACTGTGTTTGTATCTCCATGGGTTCTTCCTGTTGATCATGAAGTGGGTAGTGTTATAACTGGATTGAAATCAAGTTCACAGAGTAATGATATGCAAAGTTCTAGTTTTCTGCTGGGAGTTAGAGATTGCACATACCTGATTGGAACCACATTCACTGTTTTTTGGTGTTTGTTACAACTGCTTCTGCAGCAGCGAATAAATGATATACCAGTGCTGATAGTTTATTTACAAGAAATGGCCAGCATAATCTATTTCTCATCGTATAGAACTAAACACCGGCAGTGGGTTGAG GTTGCTGCAATGTATTTTTTAGGAATGACAGGCCATTTTGGTCTGGGGAACAGTAACAGTCTGGCTACTATTGACGTTGCTGGGGCATTTATT GGTATCTCAAATCATTCCACCGTTCTTTCTGGCATACTGATGTTCATCATCACCTATGCAGCACCTTTGTTAGCATTCCTGAGCATGCTAATCTATATTTCTGTAAAGGATATGAATGATCTTTTACCAAACCACCCAGGATTGGATACATTACATTTGATGATTGGATTTCCTTGTCTGCTTCCCTTGGTCTTAAATTCGGTGGTTTTAGTTGCTTTCACTATCATATTGCTGCTTATGAGAAACCATCTGTTTGTTTGGAGTGTCTTCTCACCAAA GTATCTTTATCTTTGTGCTTCAACAGTGTGTGTTTACATCGGGGTACTCATAATAGCTTTCACTGTGGTTTACACTAGATCTGTATTAGCTGTGAGAAGTGGTGTGAAATCAAGTCTGTACACGAATAGTTTGGATACAAAATCTGTATCAGACGACTAA